The Vitis vinifera cultivar Pinot Noir 40024 chromosome 12, ASM3070453v1 genome has a segment encoding these proteins:
- the LOC100247901 gene encoding uncharacterized protein LOC100247901, producing the protein METETTFSHVAPPIFDGDNYQAWAIRMTVHLEALDLWEAIEEDYDVPPLPANPTMTQLKTHKERKTRKSKVKAYLFSAVSSTIFTRIMNLESAKDIWDYLKKEYRGNERTKNMQVINLIREFEMLKMKETETIKDNSDNLLGIVNKVRLLGKDFSDERIVQKILVTLPEKYESKISSLEESKDLSSISLAELVNALQAQEQRRMIRKE; encoded by the coding sequence ATGGAAACTGAAACAACTTTCTCTCATGTTGCACCACCGATTTTTGATGGTGATAACTATCAAGCCTGGGCTATTAGAATGACAGTCCATCTTGAAGCATTAGATCTTTGGGAAGCTATAGAGGAAGACTATGATGTTCCCCCATTGCCGGCGAACCCTACGATGACTCAGCTTAAGACCCACAAAGAGAGGAAGACcaggaagtccaaagttaaagccTACTTATTCTCTGCTGTTTCAAGCACTATATTTACAAGAATCATGAACCTGGAGTCAGCAAAAGATATTTGGGACTACCTCAAAAAGGAATACCGAGGCAATGAAAGAACCAAAAATATGCAAGTAATCAACTTGATCAGGGagtttgaaatgttgaaaaTGAAGGAGACAGAAACCATCAAAGACAACTCTGACAACTTGTTGGGCATAGTAAACAAGGTGAGGTTGCTTGGTAAGGACTTCTCTGATGAACGAATTGTGCAAAAAATTCTTGTAACTCTACCTGAAAAGTATGAGTCTAAAATTTCTTCATTAGAAGAATCTAAGGATTTGTCAAGCATATCCTTGGCAGAATTGGTGAATGCATTGCAGGCACAAGAGCAAAGGAGAATGATAAGAAAAGAATAA